A part of Acidimicrobiales bacterium genomic DNA contains:
- a CDS encoding c-type cytochrome produces MSLRRRGALAATLVGIGLAAPACADRELPAGTVLSAEAQAGRRVVQLRGCLACHQETPSDTPGVSFARVWGRPVELTDGTVVTFDRAYLEQSLSDPGAATRAGAGAGSAMAAFDLDPAELDAVVAYLEALAGAPPDTGG; encoded by the coding sequence GTGAGCCTGCGTCGACGCGGGGCGCTGGCGGCGACGCTGGTGGGGATCGGCCTCGCGGCGCCCGCGTGCGCCGATCGCGAGCTGCCGGCCGGCACGGTCCTGTCGGCCGAGGCGCAGGCCGGCCGGCGGGTGGTGCAGCTCCGCGGCTGCCTGGCCTGCCACCAGGAGACGCCGAGCGACACCCCCGGGGTGTCGTTCGCCCGCGTCTGGGGCCGCCCCGTCGAGCTGACCGACGGGACGGTGGTCACCTTCGACCGGGCATACCTGGAGCAGTCGCTCTCCGACCCGGGGGCCGCGACCCGCGCCGGCGCCGGCGCCGGCAGTGCGATGGCCGCCTTCGACCTCGACCCGGCCGAACTGGACGCGGTGGTCGCCTACCTCGAGGCCCTCGCGGGCGCCCCGCCGGACACCGGCGGCTGA
- a CDS encoding MaoC family dehydratase, with amino-acid sequence MATTVHGIDGLKAEVGQHLGYSDWRDVTQEQVNLFADATGDHQWIHVDPERAKAGPFGGPIAHGYLTLSLAPALLPEILRVEGISMGVNYGCNKVRFPSPVPVGARVRLGATLAGVDDVAGGAQVTMDLTFEVEGAPKPSCVAQVVYRYYA; translated from the coding sequence ATGGCAACGACCGTGCACGGCATCGACGGGCTCAAGGCCGAGGTGGGCCAGCACCTCGGCTACAGCGACTGGCGCGACGTCACCCAGGAGCAGGTGAACCTCTTCGCCGACGCCACCGGCGACCACCAGTGGATCCACGTCGACCCTGAGCGGGCCAAGGCCGGGCCCTTCGGCGGCCCCATCGCCCACGGCTACCTCACCCTCTCCCTGGCGCCCGCCCTGCTCCCGGAGATCCTCCGGGTCGAGGGCATCTCCATGGGCGTGAACTACGGCTGCAACAAGGTGCGCTTCCCGTCACCGGTGCCCGTCGGCGCCCGCGTGCGCCTCGGCGCCACGCTGGCAGGGGTGGACGACGTCGCCGGCGGTGCGCAGGTGACGATGGATCTCACCTTCGAGGTCGAGGGCGCCCCCAAGCCCAGCTGCGTCGCCCAGGTCGTGTACCGCTACTACGCCTGA
- the menD gene encoding 2-succinyl-5-enolpyruvyl-6-hydroxy-3-cyclohexene-1-carboxylic-acid synthase: MGTTAAATFCATLVDEWLRAGVTEAVVSPGSRSTPLALALAADGRLRLHVHHDERSAAFVAVGLGAASGRPAVVLTTSGTAAVELHPAVVEADQAGVPMLACTADRPPELHDVGGPQTVDQVHLFGRAVRWFADPGVPVAAASGAWRSMAARAVAEACGPPAGPVHLNLPFCDPLVGEPGPLPEGRPAGRPWHERVVEAAVDPALLDAVAATVDGVRGVIVAGAGAGEPVAVHALASAAGWPVLADPRSGCRVPGPSTVAAFDALLRHEPFAADHRPDVVLRLGAPPASKVLAQWLAASGARQVAISADGRWWDPERTAALVVRADPGAVCRALAGRVEGAAGTPWPARWSRAERLAQEALDAAMGHHAEATEPACARAVVDVLPGGATLVVSSSMPVRDVEWYGRPHPDLRVVANRGANGIDGVTSTAVGVALAGPAPTLALVGDVAFLHDANGLLGAVSRGIDLALVVVDNDGGGIFSFLPQATAVPPDRFERLFGTPHGVDPCLVAAAHGVASVTVDRAADVGPAVADAIGAGSVRLVRVRTDRADNVAVHDRLHAAVGAALGGR, translated from the coding sequence ATGGGCACGACCGCGGCCGCCACCTTCTGCGCCACCCTCGTCGACGAGTGGTTGCGCGCCGGCGTCACCGAGGCCGTCGTCTCGCCGGGCTCGCGGTCCACGCCGCTGGCCCTGGCGCTGGCCGCCGATGGGCGTCTGCGGCTCCACGTGCACCACGACGAGCGCTCGGCCGCCTTCGTCGCGGTCGGGTTGGGCGCGGCCTCGGGCCGGCCGGCGGTGGTGCTCACCACCAGCGGCACCGCCGCCGTCGAGCTGCACCCGGCCGTGGTCGAGGCCGACCAGGCCGGCGTGCCGATGCTGGCCTGCACCGCCGACCGGCCACCCGAGCTGCACGACGTCGGCGGGCCCCAGACGGTCGACCAGGTGCACCTGTTCGGCCGAGCGGTCCGGTGGTTCGCCGACCCGGGGGTACCCGTCGCCGCGGCGTCGGGTGCGTGGCGCTCGATGGCGGCACGGGCGGTGGCGGAGGCCTGCGGCCCGCCGGCGGGCCCGGTCCACCTGAACCTGCCGTTCTGCGACCCCCTCGTGGGTGAGCCCGGCCCGCTCCCCGAAGGCCGCCCCGCGGGGCGGCCGTGGCACGAGCGCGTGGTGGAGGCGGCCGTCGATCCCGCCCTGCTCGACGCGGTCGCCGCGACCGTCGACGGGGTGCGCGGCGTGATCGTGGCCGGGGCCGGTGCGGGCGAGCCCGTCGCGGTCCACGCCCTGGCCTCCGCCGCCGGCTGGCCCGTGCTGGCCGACCCGCGTTCGGGCTGCCGGGTGCCCGGGCCGAGCACGGTCGCGGCGTTCGACGCCCTGCTCCGCCACGAGCCGTTCGCCGCCGACCACCGGCCGGACGTGGTCCTGCGGCTGGGAGCGCCGCCCGCCTCGAAGGTGCTGGCCCAGTGGCTCGCCGCCTCGGGTGCCCGCCAGGTGGCGATCTCGGCGGACGGGCGGTGGTGGGACCCCGAGCGCACCGCAGCGCTGGTGGTGCGGGCGGATCCCGGGGCGGTGTGCCGGGCGCTGGCCGGCCGGGTGGAGGGAGCGGCCGGCACGCCGTGGCCGGCCCGCTGGTCGCGGGCCGAGCGCCTCGCCCAGGAGGCCCTCGACGCCGCGATGGGGCACCACGCCGAGGCCACCGAGCCCGCGTGCGCGCGCGCCGTGGTGGACGTGCTGCCCGGTGGGGCGACCCTGGTGGTGTCGTCGTCGATGCCGGTGCGCGACGTCGAGTGGTACGGCCGTCCCCACCCCGACCTGCGCGTCGTGGCCAACCGGGGTGCCAACGGGATCGACGGCGTCACCTCCACCGCCGTCGGCGTCGCCCTGGCCGGGCCTGCGCCCACGCTGGCGCTGGTCGGCGACGTCGCGTTCCTCCACGACGCCAACGGTCTCCTCGGAGCCGTGTCGCGCGGCATCGACCTCGCGCTGGTGGTGGTCGACAACGACGGCGGCGGGATCTTCTCGTTCCTGCCCCAGGCCACGGCGGTGCCGCCCGATCGGTTCGAGCGGCTGTTCGGGACGCCCCACGGCGTCGATCCCTGCCTGGTGGCGGCCGCCCACGGGGTGGCGTCGGTGACGGTCGACAGGGCCGCCGACGTCGGACCCGCGGTCGCCGACGCCATCGGGGCGGGCAGCGTGCGCCTGGTGCGGGTGCGCACCGATCGCGCCGACAACGTGGCCGTGCACGACCGGCTGCACGCGGCGGTGGGGGCGGCGCTCGGCGGGCGCTGA
- a CDS encoding ubiquinone/menaquinone biosynthesis methyltransferase, translated as MFDAIAPRYDLVNRVMTFGMDVGWRRRSVAALGLAPGSRVVDLASGTGDFCVELARSGLRPVSVDLSAGMLGADRSGAPRVQADILRLPLPDGSVDGATCGFALRNLVALGPFFAELHRVVRPGGRIALLDVSRPRQPLVRWGHGVYFGKVVPRIGGWLSDPAAYRYLPRSVAYLPAPAELVRLLGAAGFADAERRPLSGGIVQLLVGTRSHR; from the coding sequence ATGTTCGACGCCATCGCCCCCCGCTACGACCTCGTCAACCGGGTGATGACGTTCGGGATGGACGTGGGGTGGCGGCGCCGGTCGGTGGCGGCGCTGGGCCTCGCGCCGGGGTCGAGGGTGGTCGACCTGGCCTCGGGGACGGGTGACTTCTGCGTGGAGCTGGCCAGGAGCGGGCTGCGGCCCGTGAGCGTCGACCTCTCGGCGGGGATGCTGGGAGCCGACCGCAGCGGCGCCCCCCGGGTGCAGGCCGACATCCTGCGCCTCCCGCTCCCCGACGGTTCCGTCGACGGGGCGACGTGCGGGTTCGCCCTCCGGAACCTGGTGGCGCTGGGGCCCTTCTTCGCCGAGCTCCACCGGGTGGTGCGGCCGGGCGGGCGGATCGCGCTGCTCGACGTGAGCCGGCCCCGGCAGCCCCTCGTGCGCTGGGGGCACGGCGTGTACTTCGGGAAGGTGGTGCCGAGGATCGGCGGGTGGCTCTCCGACCCGGCCGCGTACCGGTACCTGCCCCGCTCCGTCGCCTACCTGCCCGCACCGGCCGAGCTGGTCCGCCTGCTCGGCGCGGCCGGGTTCGCCGACGCCGAGCGACGTCCGCTGTCAGGGGGGATCGTGCAGCTCCTCGTGGGCACGCGGAGCCACCGGTGA
- a CDS encoding acyl-CoA dehydrogenase family protein: MATRIATSSTSRTALFTAPVCRRGCSSPQPAAFPGRARRPLADSRAVIDFTFPPDVEEIRLEVRDFMDSAVRPAEKQADAESWDRGAWIRAIVDLRQQAKDRNLWLPHMPPEWGGLGLGPTAMAAVSAEAARTRIGPFVLNAQAPDEGNQHTILHWGTPEQKERYLRPLCDGTARSCFAMTEPEVAGSDPTLIRTFAYPDGDEWVVNGHKWFISGARGAQFAILIARTEEDPDLPQAANSAFLVDLPSEGWNVVRDVETMSGGHNHCEILLEDLRVPAANMLGGRGQGHLLGQYRLGPARLAHCMRWIGQAETALDMMVDRSLNRFSHGSLLAEKQGIQWLIADSAMELYQCKLMVLHAAYKIENKLDFTSEVSMAKHFVANSLWRIIDRAIQVHGALGYSTDTPLADMLKQARWARFADGADEIHQMRIAQRTIAAWKDHGSTATATGDLPL, translated from the coding sequence ATGGCGACGAGGATCGCGACCTCCAGCACGTCGCGGACGGCGTTGTTCACCGCTCCAGTGTGCCGCCGTGGGTGCAGCTCTCCCCAACCAGCGGCCTTCCCGGGCCGAGCGCGACGTCCTCTGGCAGACTCCCGAGCCGTGATCGACTTCACCTTCCCGCCCGACGTCGAAGAGATCCGCCTCGAGGTCCGCGACTTCATGGACTCGGCCGTGCGCCCCGCGGAGAAGCAGGCGGACGCCGAGTCGTGGGACCGCGGCGCCTGGATCCGCGCCATCGTCGACCTGCGCCAGCAGGCCAAGGACCGGAACCTCTGGCTGCCGCACATGCCGCCCGAGTGGGGCGGCCTCGGCCTCGGGCCCACGGCCATGGCGGCGGTGTCGGCGGAGGCGGCCAGGACCCGCATCGGCCCGTTCGTGCTCAACGCCCAGGCGCCCGACGAGGGGAACCAGCACACGATCCTGCACTGGGGGACGCCCGAGCAGAAAGAGCGCTACCTCCGCCCGCTCTGCGACGGCACGGCTCGGTCGTGCTTCGCCATGACCGAGCCCGAGGTCGCCGGCTCCGACCCGACCCTCATCCGGACCTTCGCCTACCCCGACGGCGACGAGTGGGTGGTCAACGGCCACAAGTGGTTCATCTCGGGGGCGCGCGGCGCGCAGTTCGCGATCCTGATCGCCCGCACCGAGGAGGACCCCGACCTCCCGCAGGCAGCGAACTCGGCGTTCCTCGTCGACCTGCCGAGCGAGGGCTGGAACGTCGTCCGTGACGTGGAGACCATGTCGGGAGGGCACAACCACTGCGAGATCCTCCTCGAGGACCTGCGGGTGCCGGCGGCGAACATGCTGGGCGGCCGGGGCCAGGGGCACCTGCTCGGGCAGTACCGCCTCGGACCCGCCCGGCTGGCCCACTGCATGCGCTGGATCGGCCAGGCGGAGACCGCCCTCGACATGATGGTCGACCGCTCCCTGAACCGGTTCAGCCACGGCTCGCTGCTGGCCGAGAAGCAGGGCATCCAGTGGCTGATCGCCGACTCGGCGATGGAGCTCTACCAGTGCAAGCTGATGGTGCTGCACGCGGCCTACAAGATCGAGAACAAGCTCGACTTCACCTCCGAGGTCTCGATGGCCAAGCACTTCGTGGCCAACAGCCTGTGGCGGATCATCGACCGAGCGATCCAGGTGCACGGCGCGCTCGGCTACTCGACCGACACGCCCCTGGCCGACATGCTGAAGCAGGCGCGCTGGGCCCGGTTCGCGGACGGTGCCGACGAGATCCACCAGATGCGCATCGCCCAGCGCACCATCGCGGCCTGGAAGGACCACGGGTCCACGGCCACGGCCACCGGCGACCTGCCCCTCTAG
- a CDS encoding amidohydrolase codes for MVIDTLLDEAADLQADAVALRRRIHRHPELGLDLPRTQAAVLESLDGLGLALATGEATTSVVATLDGGRPGPTVLLRADMDALPMPEDTGLEFASEVDGAMHACGHDAHTSMLVTAVRLLAARRDDLPGRVVFMFQPGEEGHHGARVMLDEGLLDGDAPPSYAFAIHVTPSIPAGMVSTKGGPMMASADELQIVVRGRGGHASMPHLALDPVPVACEIVQALQTMVTRRVDVFDPAVVTIGSIRAGTTTNVIPETAVLQGTVRTVSEGARRRVLDGVRRVAENVAAAHDAQADVVVNEGYPVTVNDDGAAVFAAGVARDLLGDRAVVIQPTPVMGAEDFSYVLQRVPGAMVFLGMHPGGRGTVAPNHSNRMVIDEGPMAAGAALYAAVALRRLSGEP; via the coding sequence ATGGTGATCGACACGCTGCTCGACGAGGCCGCCGACCTGCAGGCCGACGCCGTCGCCCTCCGGCGGCGGATCCACCGCCATCCCGAGCTGGGCCTCGACCTCCCCCGCACCCAGGCGGCCGTGCTCGAATCGCTCGACGGCCTCGGGCTGGCGCTGGCCACCGGAGAGGCCACGACGTCGGTCGTGGCCACCCTCGACGGGGGACGGCCCGGGCCCACGGTGCTCCTGCGGGCCGACATGGACGCCCTGCCGATGCCGGAGGACACCGGCCTCGAGTTCGCCTCCGAGGTCGACGGGGCCATGCACGCCTGCGGCCACGACGCCCACACGTCGATGCTGGTCACCGCCGTCCGCCTGCTCGCGGCCCGGCGTGACGACCTGCCGGGACGGGTCGTGTTCATGTTCCAGCCGGGCGAGGAGGGCCACCACGGAGCCCGCGTGATGCTCGACGAGGGCCTGCTCGACGGCGACGCACCGCCGTCGTACGCCTTCGCGATCCACGTCACGCCCTCGATCCCGGCGGGGATGGTGAGCACCAAGGGCGGTCCCATGATGGCGTCCGCCGACGAGCTGCAGATCGTCGTGCGGGGCCGCGGGGGCCACGCGTCCATGCCCCACCTGGCCCTCGACCCGGTGCCCGTGGCCTGCGAGATCGTCCAGGCGCTCCAGACCATGGTCACCCGCCGGGTCGACGTGTTCGACCCGGCCGTCGTGACCATCGGCTCGATCCGCGCCGGCACCACCACCAACGTGATCCCGGAGACCGCCGTGCTGCAGGGCACCGTGCGCACCGTGTCCGAGGGGGCCCGCCGCCGGGTGCTCGACGGGGTGCGACGGGTCGCCGAGAACGTGGCGGCCGCCCACGACGCGCAGGCCGACGTGGTGGTGAACGAGGGGTATCCGGTCACGGTGAACGACGACGGCGCGGCCGTGTTCGCGGCCGGCGTGGCCCGCGACCTGCTCGGCGACCGCGCGGTGGTCATCCAGCCCACCCCGGTGATGGGTGCCGAGGACTTCTCCTACGTGCTCCAGCGGGTGCCGGGGGCGATGGTGTTCCTGGGCATGCACCCGGGCGGCCGCGGCACCGTGGCCCCCAACCACTCGAACCGGATGGTGATCGACGAGGGGCCGATGGCGGCCGGCGCCGCGCTCTACGCCGCCGTCGCGCTCCGCCGGCTCAGCGGCGAACCCTGA
- a CDS encoding acyl-CoA synthetase: MEFNLADLFEGVVDAVPDREAIVCGHVRLTYRELDERANRLAHAMAERGVGAGDWIGLHLYNSNEYLEGMLAAYKLRAVPVNVNYRYVEDELRYLFDDADLAMVIHEEDFGPKIDAVRGGLPRLRATLAKGTEYESALAAASPARDFGPRSADDLYVLYTGGTTGLPKGVTWRHEDIFFGAFGGGNPGGPPIERPEEVLERAPSGTTRCLPASPFMHGSAHWMAFSTFFTGGAVVISPERHFDTRHLWTMVEHERVSFLVIVGDAFARPLVEALDAEPRRWDLSCLTVLLSGGAILSPAVKELLTRLLPSTIVVDGFGASETGGQGQMVAARGQSGPPRFAVNEQTTVLSDDFRPLQPGDGTVGWLARRGHIPLGYHKDPEKTARTFPVVDGVRWAVPGDRATIEADGTITVFGRGSVSINSGGEKIFPEEVEAALKACPGVFDAVVVGIPDERWGERVVAVVKVRDPEHPPALDEVRAQCEEHLARYKLPRELVVVDDVVRSPSGKPDYRWAKATALEALGRA; encoded by the coding sequence GTGGAGTTCAACCTGGCCGACCTGTTCGAGGGGGTCGTCGACGCGGTGCCCGACCGCGAGGCGATCGTGTGCGGGCACGTGCGACTCACGTACCGAGAGCTGGACGAGCGGGCGAACCGCCTGGCCCACGCCATGGCCGAGCGCGGGGTGGGCGCCGGCGACTGGATCGGCCTGCACCTCTACAACTCCAACGAGTACCTCGAGGGCATGCTCGCGGCCTACAAGCTGCGGGCCGTGCCCGTGAACGTGAACTACCGCTACGTCGAGGACGAGCTGCGGTACCTGTTCGACGACGCCGACCTCGCGATGGTGATCCACGAGGAGGACTTCGGCCCCAAGATCGACGCCGTGCGAGGCGGGCTGCCGCGGCTGCGGGCCACCCTCGCCAAGGGCACCGAGTACGAGTCGGCGCTGGCCGCCGCGTCGCCGGCCCGCGACTTCGGGCCGCGATCGGCCGACGACCTCTACGTGCTGTACACGGGCGGCACGACGGGCCTGCCCAAGGGCGTCACGTGGCGCCACGAGGACATCTTCTTCGGCGCGTTCGGCGGCGGGAACCCGGGCGGACCCCCCATCGAGCGGCCCGAGGAGGTGCTGGAGCGAGCCCCCTCCGGGACCACGCGGTGCCTGCCCGCCAGCCCGTTCATGCACGGGTCGGCCCACTGGATGGCGTTCTCCACGTTCTTCACCGGAGGCGCCGTGGTCATCTCGCCCGAGCGGCACTTCGACACCCGCCACCTCTGGACGATGGTCGAGCACGAGCGCGTGTCGTTCCTGGTGATCGTCGGGGACGCCTTCGCCCGGCCGCTGGTGGAGGCGCTGGACGCCGAGCCCCGTCGGTGGGACCTGTCCTGCCTCACGGTGCTCCTCTCGGGGGGCGCGATCCTCTCCCCGGCGGTGAAGGAGCTGCTGACGAGGCTGCTCCCCTCCACCATCGTCGTCGACGGGTTCGGCGCGTCGGAGACCGGCGGCCAGGGCCAGATGGTGGCCGCCCGCGGCCAGAGCGGACCGCCCCGCTTCGCGGTCAACGAGCAGACGACGGTGCTCTCCGACGACTTCCGACCGTTGCAGCCCGGTGACGGCACGGTCGGCTGGCTGGCCCGCCGGGGCCACATCCCGCTCGGCTACCACAAGGACCCCGAGAAGACCGCGCGCACGTTCCCGGTGGTCGACGGCGTGCGCTGGGCCGTGCCCGGGGACCGGGCCACCATCGAGGCCGACGGCACGATCACCGTGTTCGGGCGGGGCTCGGTGTCCATCAACTCGGGCGGCGAGAAGATCTTCCCCGAAGAGGTGGAGGCCGCCCTCAAGGCCTGCCCGGGGGTGTTCGACGCCGTCGTGGTCGGCATACCCGACGAGCGGTGGGGCGAGCGGGTCGTGGCGGTGGTGAAGGTGCGCGACCCGGAGCACCCGCCGGCACTGGACGAGGTCCGCGCGCAGTGCGAGGAGCACCTCGCCCGCTACAAGCTTCCCCGCGAGCTCGTGGTGGTGGATGACGTGGTGCGCTCGCCCTCGGGCAAGCCCGACTACCGCTGGGCCAAGGCCACCGCCCTGGAGGCCCTGGGCCGGGCGTGA
- a CDS encoding isochorismate synthase — translation MTGQLATRRLPVGLVAVTRRLDRDVDLLAVAGEHGPLLEQEGMGLAGQGEVARLSLAGVTEALAALPTDDEVRVPGTGPVAFAAIPFDPRSPAEAVVPRVVVGRSPEGTRWVTTIGPAGGEPPTLGAVDDVAPPEPSAFRVAAGRPPAEWCRAVATARDRIRAGSLDKVVLAREVLVDADRPFARAAVLGRLRRTFPSCLTYAVGGFVGASPELLVARAGDVVRSHPLAGTAPRSGDPTTDARLAAGLLASVKDGLEHRITIDAVLDALLPFCSFVDAEAEPSVVAVANVQHLGTLVEGRLSHPLSSALELVAALHPTPAVGGHPRPEALALIAELEGVDRGRFAGAVGWVDGAGNGRFAVAIRCAELEGTRARLFAGVGVVADSDPDAELAETRAKLQAMLPALVRP, via the coding sequence GTGACCGGCCAGCTCGCCACCAGGCGGCTCCCCGTGGGCCTGGTCGCGGTCACGCGCCGCCTCGACCGCGACGTCGACCTGCTCGCGGTGGCCGGCGAGCACGGCCCGCTGCTCGAGCAGGAGGGCATGGGCCTGGCCGGCCAGGGCGAGGTGGCCCGCCTCTCGCTGGCCGGTGTCACCGAGGCGCTGGCGGCGCTGCCCACCGACGACGAGGTCCGCGTGCCCGGCACCGGCCCGGTGGCGTTCGCCGCCATCCCGTTCGACCCGCGCTCGCCGGCCGAGGCCGTCGTCCCCCGGGTGGTGGTGGGCCGCAGCCCCGAGGGCACGCGGTGGGTCACCACGATCGGCCCCGCCGGCGGCGAGCCACCCACCCTGGGCGCCGTCGACGACGTCGCGCCGCCCGAGCCGAGCGCCTTCCGCGTGGCCGCCGGCCGCCCGCCCGCGGAGTGGTGCCGGGCCGTGGCCACGGCCCGCGATCGGATCCGGGCCGGGTCCCTCGACAAGGTGGTGCTGGCCCGCGAGGTGCTCGTCGACGCCGACCGGCCCTTCGCCCGCGCTGCCGTGCTCGGCCGGTTGCGCCGCACGTTCCCGTCGTGTCTCACCTACGCCGTCGGCGGCTTCGTGGGAGCGAGTCCCGAGCTGCTCGTGGCCCGCGCCGGCGATGTGGTGCGCTCCCACCCGCTGGCGGGCACGGCCCCCCGCAGCGGGGACCCGACCACCGACGCCCGCCTGGCGGCCGGCCTGCTGGCGTCGGTGAAGGACGGCCTCGAGCACCGGATCACCATCGATGCGGTGCTCGACGCCCTGCTCCCGTTCTGCTCGTTCGTCGACGCCGAGGCCGAGCCGTCCGTGGTGGCGGTCGCCAACGTCCAGCACCTCGGCACCCTGGTCGAGGGGCGGCTCTCGCACCCGCTCTCGTCCGCGCTCGAGCTGGTCGCGGCGCTCCATCCGACGCCGGCCGTGGGCGGCCACCCGCGACCCGAGGCGCTGGCGCTGATCGCCGAGCTCGAGGGCGTCGACCGGGGCCGGTTCGCGGGCGCCGTCGGGTGGGTGGACGGGGCCGGCAACGGCCGGTTCGCGGTGGCGATCCGGTGTGCCGAACTCGAGGGGACGCGGGCACGGCTGTTCGCCGGGGTGGGCGTCGTGGCCGACTCGGATCCCGACGCCGAGCTGGCCGAGACCCGCGCCAAGCTCCAGGCGATGCTCCCCGCCCTCGTGCGCCCGTAG
- a CDS encoding LLM class F420-dependent oxidoreductase produces the protein MVFGAFVPQGWKMELAGVEGAEAKWATSLAIAVQAEALGYDSIWVYDHVHNVPRPAGEAVFECWTVMAALSQRTSRIRLGQMVGCTGYRNPALLAKITSTVDVLSGGRLDWGIGAGWYQNEYVGYGYEFPEAKVRIGMLRETVEIVTSMWSLPETTYDGRYYTLRRANCDPKPLQQPRPPVWIGGGGEQLTLRVVARHADCSNFGGKPEEWAHKRDVLREHCRAVGRDADEIRMTWSPEVFVRETEAEVRAAGSRSLWGEAADSWRAGNLVGTPEQVCEKVQAYVELGCTGFVPWCADYPDDTTLRLFAERVMPEFPRVGQA, from the coding sequence GTGGTCTTCGGGGCGTTCGTCCCCCAGGGGTGGAAGATGGAGCTGGCGGGCGTCGAGGGCGCCGAGGCCAAGTGGGCCACGAGCCTCGCGATCGCCGTGCAGGCCGAAGCCCTCGGGTACGACTCGATCTGGGTCTACGACCACGTGCACAACGTGCCTCGGCCTGCCGGCGAGGCCGTGTTCGAGTGCTGGACGGTGATGGCTGCGCTCAGCCAGCGCACCAGCAGGATCCGGCTGGGCCAGATGGTCGGCTGCACCGGGTACCGCAACCCGGCGCTGTTGGCCAAGATCACGTCCACGGTCGACGTCCTGAGCGGCGGCCGCCTCGACTGGGGGATCGGCGCCGGCTGGTACCAGAACGAGTACGTCGGGTACGGCTACGAGTTCCCGGAGGCCAAGGTCCGGATCGGGATGCTCCGTGAGACGGTGGAGATCGTCACCAGCATGTGGAGCCTCCCGGAGACCACCTACGACGGGCGCTACTACACCCTGCGGCGGGCGAACTGTGATCCGAAGCCGCTGCAGCAGCCCCGGCCCCCGGTCTGGATCGGTGGTGGCGGCGAGCAGCTCACCCTCCGGGTCGTGGCCCGCCACGCCGACTGCTCCAACTTCGGGGGGAAGCCCGAGGAGTGGGCCCACAAGCGCGACGTGCTGCGGGAGCACTGCCGGGCCGTCGGCCGGGACGCCGACGAGATCCGCATGACCTGGTCACCCGAGGTGTTCGTCCGGGAGACGGAGGCCGAGGTGCGCGCCGCCGGGTCGAGGTCGCTGTGGGGCGAAGCGGCCGACTCGTGGCGGGCCGGCAACCTGGTGGGCACGCCCGAGCAGGTGTGCGAGAAGGTGCAGGCCTACGTCGAGCTGGGCTGCACCGGCTTCGTGCCCTGGTGCGCCGACTACCCCGACGACACCACCCTGCGGCTCTTCGCCGAGCGGGTGATGCCCGAGTTCCCCCGGGTGGGTCAGGCGTAG
- the rlmN gene encoding 23S rRNA (adenine(2503)-C(2))-methyltransferase RlmN produces MGGVGSRYDISRDDLAALLAGEPAYRVRQVWDGLHRRFADPEAMTDLPRGLRERLAAALPAALTPVAESTSGDDTVKWLWSLPDGARIETVLMRYADRATVCVSTQAGCAMACGFCATGQAGFERHLTAGEIVEQVIEAARRAAPRRVSNVVFMGMGEPLANYERTWLAIERLHDDVGISARHLTVSTVGVAPGIRRLAGERLPVNLAVSLHAANDELRDHLVPLNRRYPLAELVAACRAYLSARNRRLSLEWALIDGVNDRPTDAVELAALARALRAHVNLIPLNPTPGYPARGTPPDGVASFAERLRALGVNATVRRNRGTDIDAACGQLRAGHAATPVALGRGAAPPP; encoded by the coding sequence CTGGGAGGCGTGGGCAGCCGCTACGACATCTCGCGCGACGACCTCGCCGCGCTCCTCGCCGGGGAGCCGGCGTACCGGGTGCGGCAGGTGTGGGACGGGCTCCACCGTCGCTTCGCCGACCCCGAGGCCATGACCGACCTGCCCCGCGGCCTGCGGGAGCGGCTCGCCGCCGCCCTCCCGGCCGCGCTCACGCCCGTCGCCGAGTCGACGAGCGGCGACGACACCGTGAAGTGGCTGTGGTCGCTGCCCGACGGTGCCCGCATCGAGACGGTGCTGATGCGCTACGCGGACCGGGCGACCGTGTGCGTGTCGACCCAGGCCGGTTGCGCCATGGCCTGCGGCTTCTGTGCCACCGGCCAGGCCGGCTTCGAGCGCCACCTCACCGCCGGCGAGATCGTCGAGCAGGTCATCGAGGCGGCCCGGCGCGCCGCCCCGCGGCGCGTCTCGAACGTCGTGTTCATGGGGATGGGCGAGCCCCTCGCGAACTACGAGCGCACCTGGCTCGCGATCGAGCGGCTCCACGACGACGTGGGCATCTCGGCCCGGCACCTCACCGTCTCCACGGTCGGCGTCGCCCCGGGCATCCGGCGGTTGGCCGGGGAGCGGCTCCCGGTGAACCTCGCGGTCTCCCTCCACGCCGCCAACGACGAGCTCCGCGACCACTTGGTCCCGCTCAACCGGCGCTACCCCCTCGCCGAGCTCGTGGCCGCCTGCCGGGCCTACCTCTCGGCCCGGAACCGGCGGCTCTCGCTCGAGTGGGCGCTGATCGACGGCGTCAACGACCGCCCCACCGACGCGGTGGAGCTGGCGGCCCTGGCCCGGGCCCTGCGCGCCCACGTCAACCTGATCCCCCTGAACCCCACACCCGGCTACCCGGCGCGGGGCACGCCCCCCGACGGCGTCGCCAGCTTCGCCGAGCGACTCCGGGCCCTCGGCGTCAACGCCACCGTCCGCCGCAACCGCGGCACCGACATCGACGCCGCATGTGGGCAGCTGCGCGCCGGTCACGCCGCGACCCCGGTGGCGTTGGGCCGCGGCGCGGCTCCGCCACCGTGA